CGGCCTTCTGGCCTCGAGGTGAGAGATGAGAAAGGCCCTTCTTGTCCTCCCCATTCTCCCCTTCTGCCTCCTGGCCTGCGCCCCCAGGGAGGCCGAGGCCCCCGCCCCCGGGACCCCGGAGCCCCTCCGGGTCCCGGTGCGGGTGGTAACGGCCGAACGGGGGGTCCTGGAGCGCGAGGCCAGGGCCTCCGCCACCTTGCAGGCGGAGCGGGATAGCCTGGTGGCCGCCGGGGCCTCCGGCCGGGTGGTGCGCACCCTTCCCCCGGGCAGCCGGGTCCGGGCGGGAGAGGGGGTGGTCTTCCTGGACCCCGCCCCCTTCCAGGAGGCCCTGGCCCAGGCCCGCCTGGCCCTGGTCCAGGCCGAGGCCAACCTGGAGAGGGCCCGGAACGAGCTCTCGGGAAGCCGCACCGTCCTCTTGGCCCAGCTCCAGGCAGCCAAAACCCAGCTGGAGGCAGCGGAGCAGCGGTTTAGGGAAGGGCAGGCCCTCCTGCAGGTGGGGGCCCTGGCCCCCCTGGACCTCAAGGCCCTCGAGGCCCAGTACCTCCAGGCCAAAAGCGCCTACGAGAACGCCCAGGAGGCCCTGGCCCGCCTGGAAAGGGGCGAGGACATAAGGCTCCTCGAGCTCCAGGTAGAGGCCGCCAGGCTCCAGGTCCAGCAGGCGGAAAGGAACCTCCGGGAGAGCGTGGTCCGGGCCCCCTTCGCCGGGGAGGTGGCGGAGGTTTTCGCCAGGGAAGGGGAGATCCTGGGGGCGGGAGGCCAGGCCTTCCGCCTGGCCACCGCCGACCGCCTCCTAGCCAAGGTCTTCCTGCCCCCCGAGGAGGCGGCCCGGCTCACCCCAGGGACCCCCTTCCTCCTCCGGCAGAACGGGCGGGAGGTGGGGGCAAGCCTCCTGCGCCGGACCGACCTCCCCGGGCAGGCCCGCCTGGTGGAGGTGGTCCTGAGGCCGGAGGGTCCCCTCATCCCGGGCCCGGCAGAGGTGCGCTACCGGGAGAGGGTGGCCGAGGGCTTCCTCCTCCCCGCGGGGGCGGTGCGGGCGGAGGAGGGCCAGGCGGTGGTCTACGAGGTAGAAGGGGAGAGGGCCCGGCGGGTTCCCGTGCGCCTGCTAGCCCAGGAGGGGGGTAGGGTAGTGGTGGAGGGCCTTGGGGAGGGCGCCCTTGTGGTTCATCCCGTTCCCGAGGGGCTCAGGGAAGGGGATCCGGTGGAGGTGGTGCGGTGAAGGAGAACCCCCTAGTGGCCTTCTTCGTGGAGCGCTTCGTCTTCGCCACCTCCATCTTCGTGGGCCTGGTCCTGGTGGGCCTCCTCCTGGGGCTAGGGCTTGGGGTGGAGCTCCTGCCCCGCTTCAGCATACCCGTGGTGGCCGTCTCCACCAGTTACCCCGGGGCGGGCCCCGAGGAGGTGGCGGAACAGGTCTCCAAGCCCCTGGAGGACGCCCTCTCCACCCTGAGCGGGGTGGAGGTCATCGGCAGTTCCTCCACCGAGGGGTTCAGCCTGGTCTTCGTCCAGTTCCGGCAGGGGGTGAATGTGGACCAGGCGGCGGTGGAGGTGAGCCAGAAGGTGGCTGCCGCCCAGGGCAGCCTCCCCAGGGACGCCTCCCCCCCCGTGGTGCAGAAGTTCGATCCAGCGGCCAGCCCCATCCTCTACCTCGCCCTATATGCGCCCGGGGAGGACCTGTCCCAGGTGTTGCGCTATGCGGAACAGGTCCTCAAGCCCAGGCTGCAGCTGGTCCCAGGGGTGGCGGACATCCGCCTCACGGGAGCCCCCGAGCGGTCCATCCGGGTCTACTTGGACCCCGACCGCCTCCGGGCCCTGGGGGTGGCCCCGGGGCAGGTGGTGCAGGCCCTCTCCGCCTCGGTCCTCAACCTGCCCTTGGGCAGCCTCACCGAGGAGGAGAGGCGCCTCGTCTACACCCTGCGCTCCACCCCCGCTGGGACGGAGGAGGTGGCGGATGCCCTCCTGGACCCCTCCCGGGGCCTCCGGGTGCGGGACGTGGCCCGGGTGGAGGAGCGCCCCGAGGCGGCGACCACCCTGAACCGTCTGAACGGGCGGCCTGCGGTCCTCCTGGCTGTGGTCAAGACCCCGGACGCCAACGCCGTGGCCGTGGCCGACGGGGTGCGGAGGGCCTTGGCCCAGATCCCCCTCCCCCAGGGCTACCGGGCGGAGGTGGCCCTGGACACCACCCGCTTCATCCGGGCGGCGGTGAACGACACCTTGAGGGAGACCTTTTTGGCCGCCCTGGCCGTCTCCTTCATCGTCCTCGTCTTCTTGGGGAAGCTGAACTCCGTCTTCTCCGTGATCCTGGCCATCCCCATCACCCTCACCGGGGCCATCCTCCTCTTCGGCCTCCTGGGGTTCACCTTCAACCTGGCCAGCCTCCTGGCCCTCACGGTGGCGGTGGGCATCGTGGTGGACGACTCCATCGTGGTGGCGGAGAACATCGACCGCTACCGCAGGATGGGCTTTGGCCCGAAGGAGGCGGTTCTCAAAGGGGCCAGCGAGGTGAGCGTGGCGGTGGCCGCGGCCACGCTCTCCCTCCTCGCCGTCTTCCTGCCCATCAGCTTCCTCCCAGGCGTCATCGGACAGTTCTTCCAGCAGTTTGGCCTTGGCCTGGCGGCGGCCATCGTGGTGAGCTGGCTCGAAGCCTTCCTCTTCCTCACCGTGCGCCTGGCCTACTTCCCCGACCCCGAGCCCCCGGGGTTCCGGGAGGCCTTAAGGGCCCTTCGCCTCCTTCCCCAGGACCTCCTCTGGGCCTACCGCCGGGGCTTCCGCACCCCTTTGGGTCTCCTCCTGGGCCTCCTCGCCGCCTACCTCCTCTTCCAAAGGGATCCCCTGTACTTGGCCCTCCTCCCCTCCTACCCCGCCCTCCTGGGCCTTCTCCGGTACCTGGGAAGGGTCCTCTTGGACCTGGCCGGGGCGCTGGCCCGCCTCCTCCACGGCGCGGCGGAGGGAGCCCTCGCCCGCCTCACCGAGGCCTATGCCCGAGGCCTGGATAGGGCCCTCGGCCGGCCCTACCTCGTCTTGGGGCTGGCCGGGCTAGCCTTCCTCTCCATCTTTCCCCTAGTGCCCCAGATCCCCTTCAGCTTCGTGGCCCGCTCCGACACCGGCTTCCTCACCGCTACCCTCCTCTTGCCCCAAGACACCCCCCTCGCCACCTCGGACCGGGCGGCCCGGGCCCTAGAGGAGCGCTTCCTGGCCCATCCCGCCGTGGAGCGGGTGGTGAGCACCGTAGGGGCCGGCGCCGCCGGGGGGACCCAGGTGGGGAACCCCTCGAGGGTGGAACTCCTGATCGCCCTCAGGCCCAAGCGGGAACGGGAGGACATCCTCGCCGTGGCCGAGGCTCTGGACCGGGAGGGGGAGGAGGCCCTGAGGGGCTTCCCCGGCGCCGACCTCCGGGTCCTGGCCCAGACGGGCCCCGAGGCGGGGGACGCCGACCTCCAGTTCTTCCTCACCAGTCCCAACCGGGCCCTCCTGGAGCAGCGCACCGCGGAGATCGTGGCCCTCATCGCCCAAAAGCCCTACGTTGCCAACGTACGGAGCACCCTCGAGGCCACCCAGGAGGAGAGGGTTTTCGTCCCCGACCCCTATAGGCTCGCCGGCACCGGCCTCACCCCCCAGGACCTGGCCCAGGCCCTGAGGCTTTACCTCAGCGGCACCCAGGCGGCCACGGCCAGAAGGGGTGGGGAGGAGCTTCCCATCGTGGTCCGGGCCGACCCCTTGCGCATGGGAAGCGAGGCCGACCTCCTCTCCCTCCCGGTCTTCGCCCCCGCCCTGCAGACCTTCCTGCCCCTGGGGAGCCTGGGACGGTTTGAGGAGCGCCCGGGGCCGAGCCTCCTTTCCCGGCGCAACCAGGCCTACGCCGCAGGCATCAACATCAACCTGAGGCCGGGCGCCCCGGGCAGTTTCCAGATCCAAAGCGAGCTGGAGAGGGAACTCCGGGCCCAAGGCCTGCTGGGGGACGGGGTGGAGCTTCAACCCGCAGGCCTGGGGGGCTTCACCGAGGACCTGGCCCGCCTGGCCCCCCTGGCCTTCGCCCTGGCCCTGGTCCTCAACTACCTGGTCATCGCCAGCCAGTTCAACGCCTGGCGCTACCCCCTTTACCTCCTCCTCCCCGTACCCCTGGCCCTGGTGGGGGCTTTCTGGCTCACCTACCTCCTAGGCACCGGCCTAGACGTGATCAGCGTCTTGGGGGTGGTCATCCTCATCGGTCTGGTCACCAAAAACGCCATCCTCCTCCTGGACTTCGCCGTGCGGCGTATGGAGGAGAGGCCCCTCAAGGAGGCCCTGGTGGAGGCGGCGCGGCTCCGCCTCCGCCCCATCCTCATGACGAGCCTCACCCTGCTCATCATCAGCCTGCCCCTCCTCCTGGGGGCAGGGGAGGGGACGGAGTACCGCAGGCCCCTGGGAGCTATCATACTAGGAGGGATTCTCTCCTCCACCCTGCTCACCCTCTTCGTCGTCCCCGCCGCCTTCTACGCCTTTGAAGGACGGAAAGTCAAGCGGGCGGAACCCGTACTGAGGTGAAGCGTGAGCGGTAAGCGGCTTCTGCTCCTCTCCTTGCTTGCGGCCCTGGCCATGGCGGGGCTGGTGGTGGGGGTGGCCTTTTACTTCCTCAGGCCCCTGCGGGCGGAGGCCGTGGCCGAGGCCTTCCTCAGGCGGCCCGGGATCGCCGTAAGGGAGGCCCGCTACGGCCTGGAACTGGTCCCCGAAGCCCCTAAGGCCCTCCTGGCCTTCTACCCCGGGGCCCGGGTGGACCCCTTGGCCTACGCCCCGGTCCTGGCCCCGGTGGCCGAGGCGGGGTACCTGGTGGTCCTCCTCAGGGTGCCTTCGGGGATCGCCCTCCTGGGAAAGGAGCGGGCCCTGGAGGCCCAGGAGGCCCACCCCGGCCTCCCCCTGGTGGTGGGGGGGCACAGCCTGGGTGGGGTGGCGGCGGCGGAGGTGGCGGCAAGGGAGAGGCTCCCCCTCCTCCTCTTCGCCGCCTACCCCGAAGAAGACCTCTCGGGGATACGCCTCCCCACCCTGGCCCTCTACGGCACGGAGGATGGCCTCCTACTCAAGGAAGAGGCCCAGGAAAGGGCCAAAAGGCTTCCCCGGGGGGCCCGGGTAGTCTTCATAGAGGGGCTGAACCACGCGGGCTTCGGGGCCTACGGTCCCCAGGCGAGGGATAAGCCCGCCCAGCGGCCCCGGGAGGAGCTCTGGGAGGAGGTCCGCCAGGAGGTCCTCCTCTTTCTGGAAGGCCTGGGGTGGGACACCCCTCCCCCGCCCCAGGCGGTGCTATAGTAAAGGGCACCGGGGCGGGCGCTCCCCCTCGGGCAGAAGGCTTCCCCCAAAACTCCCCAAGAAGCAGATCCCCTTCGCCCCCTGGGGGAAGGAAAAGGAGGAGGCATGAAGGACAGTTTCCAAACCCTAAAGACCCTGAGTACGGCGAGCGGCGCTTACGGCTATCACGACCCCCAGGAGCTGGAGGAAAAGGGCCTGGCGGAGGTGAGCCGCCTCCCCTTCTCCATCCGGGTCATGTTGGAAAGCCTCCTCAGAAACGAGGACGGCTATCAGGTGACCCAGGAGGACATCCTGGCCCTGGCCCGCTGGCAGCCCGACCCCGGGGAGATCAACGTGCCCCTAAAGCTCGCCCGGGTCATCCTCCAGGACTTCACCGGGGTCCCTGCGGTGGTGGACCTGGCCGCCATGCGGGACGCCGTGGCCCGGCGAGGCGGAGACCCGGAACGCATCAACCCCGTGGTCCCCGCCGACCTGGTCATCGACCACTCCGTCCAGGTGGACGCCTTCGGCACCGTCTACGCCTTCTTCTACAACGTGGAGAAGGAGTACGAGCGGAACCGGGAGCGCTACCTCCTCCTCAAGTGGGGCCAGGGGGCCTTAAGGAACTTCCGCGTGGTCCCCCCGGGCACGGGGATCGTCCACCAGGTGAACCTGGAGTACCTGGCCCAGGTGGTCATGACCGAGAGGCGGGACGGCCTCACCCTGGCCTTCCCCGACAGCCTGGTGGGCACCGACAGCCACACCACCATGGTGAACGGCCTGGGGGTCCTGGGCTGGGGGGTAGGGGGCATTGAGGCTGAGGCGGTGATGCTGGGCCAGCCCTACTACATGCTGGCCCCCAAGGTGGTGGGGTTCAAGCTCCACGGGGAGCTCCCCGAGGGAGCCACGGCCACGGACCTGGTCCTCACGGTCACCGAGATCCTGCGCAAGCACGGGGTGGTGGGCAAGTTCGTGGAGTTCTACGGCCCCGGGGTGGCCAAGCTCCCCCTAGCGGACCGGGCCACCATCGCCAACATGGCCCCCGAGTATGGGGCCACCATGGGCTTCTTCCCCGTGGACGAGGAGACCCTGAACTACCTCCGCCTCACGGGCCGCCCGGAGGAACTCGTGGCCCTGGTGGAGGCTTACACCAAGGCCGGGGGTCTCTTCCGCACCCCCGAGGCCGAGGAGAAGATCCGCTACTCCGAGCACCTGGAGCTGGACCTTTCCACGGTGGAGCCTTCCTTGGCGGGCCCCAAGCGTCCC
The genomic region above belongs to Thermus sediminis and contains:
- a CDS encoding efflux RND transporter periplasmic adaptor subunit — its product is MRKALLVLPILPFCLLACAPREAEAPAPGTPEPLRVPVRVVTAERGVLEREARASATLQAERDSLVAAGASGRVVRTLPPGSRVRAGEGVVFLDPAPFQEALAQARLALVQAEANLERARNELSGSRTVLLAQLQAAKTQLEAAEQRFREGQALLQVGALAPLDLKALEAQYLQAKSAYENAQEALARLERGEDIRLLELQVEAARLQVQQAERNLRESVVRAPFAGEVAEVFAREGEILGAGGQAFRLATADRLLAKVFLPPEEAARLTPGTPFLLRQNGREVGASLLRRTDLPGQARLVEVVLRPEGPLIPGPAEVRYRERVAEGFLLPAGAVRAEEGQAVVYEVEGERARRVPVRLLAQEGGRVVVEGLGEGALVVHPVPEGLREGDPVEVVR
- a CDS encoding efflux RND transporter permease subunit, producing the protein MKENPLVAFFVERFVFATSIFVGLVLVGLLLGLGLGVELLPRFSIPVVAVSTSYPGAGPEEVAEQVSKPLEDALSTLSGVEVIGSSSTEGFSLVFVQFRQGVNVDQAAVEVSQKVAAAQGSLPRDASPPVVQKFDPAASPILYLALYAPGEDLSQVLRYAEQVLKPRLQLVPGVADIRLTGAPERSIRVYLDPDRLRALGVAPGQVVQALSASVLNLPLGSLTEEERRLVYTLRSTPAGTEEVADALLDPSRGLRVRDVARVEERPEAATTLNRLNGRPAVLLAVVKTPDANAVAVADGVRRALAQIPLPQGYRAEVALDTTRFIRAAVNDTLRETFLAALAVSFIVLVFLGKLNSVFSVILAIPITLTGAILLFGLLGFTFNLASLLALTVAVGIVVDDSIVVAENIDRYRRMGFGPKEAVLKGASEVSVAVAAATLSLLAVFLPISFLPGVIGQFFQQFGLGLAAAIVVSWLEAFLFLTVRLAYFPDPEPPGFREALRALRLLPQDLLWAYRRGFRTPLGLLLGLLAAYLLFQRDPLYLALLPSYPALLGLLRYLGRVLLDLAGALARLLHGAAEGALARLTEAYARGLDRALGRPYLVLGLAGLAFLSIFPLVPQIPFSFVARSDTGFLTATLLLPQDTPLATSDRAARALEERFLAHPAVERVVSTVGAGAAGGTQVGNPSRVELLIALRPKREREDILAVAEALDREGEEALRGFPGADLRVLAQTGPEAGDADLQFFLTSPNRALLEQRTAEIVALIAQKPYVANVRSTLEATQEERVFVPDPYRLAGTGLTPQDLAQALRLYLSGTQAATARRGGEELPIVVRADPLRMGSEADLLSLPVFAPALQTFLPLGSLGRFEERPGPSLLSRRNQAYAAGININLRPGAPGSFQIQSELERELRAQGLLGDGVELQPAGLGGFTEDLARLAPLAFALALVLNYLVIASQFNAWRYPLYLLLPVPLALVGAFWLTYLLGTGLDVISVLGVVILIGLVTKNAILLLDFAVRRMEERPLKEALVEAARLRLRPILMTSLTLLIISLPLLLGAGEGTEYRRPLGAIILGGILSSTLLTLFVVPAAFYAFEGRKVKRAEPVLR
- a CDS encoding alpha/beta hydrolase → MSGKRLLLLSLLAALAMAGLVVGVAFYFLRPLRAEAVAEAFLRRPGIAVREARYGLELVPEAPKALLAFYPGARVDPLAYAPVLAPVAEAGYLVVLLRVPSGIALLGKERALEAQEAHPGLPLVVGGHSLGGVAAAEVAARERLPLLLFAAYPEEDLSGIRLPTLALYGTEDGLLLKEEAQERAKRLPRGARVVFIEGLNHAGFGAYGPQARDKPAQRPREELWEEVRQEVLLFLEGLGWDTPPPPQAVL